The nucleotide sequence gttgcatgcttctttgcggcttcaataaatttatccacctcttcacgaaaaccttccttgaaccttaacgaaccatacatccaagagttcatgtactccatcttttacaacaacaataacaaaacaaacattaaatgactacttattcagatatatataaaaataaatcaaactaataattacttgagaataattgtatatactacagatatatatgaatataaatctaatataattacatgaagcatacaaacacaccatggtagaggaaaattaattaatggcccatttatccataaataattaaaatacatatttattgattataataaataattttaaagacaacaattagcaacaattatactttactcaatatctttcatacaaatcctagtccaatttcatcaaacataaatttataaaaataaaattaataaaaaaacaaaaccctagatctagatccacatgcacatgaaacatccataaaactaactcattgttcactaaaatcaagaaatatggaccaaataagggtacgatcttgttcccctccctaatttatcctagtacgTTTAAaaattgggtctaatttgcttcataaatagctcaagcaccatataagagagaaaaaaataaaactctaattactcactaatcaaccattaaaacttcaaaaaaaatatgGAATAACATTTTTTTTACCTTCTACGACCTCTtcatcaaaggatttgagactaAAACCTTATCCCCTTAGTAgaacaatttttgggaggtgcccaaagtctccccacctttctttcatgggttggagtgagtgacccgaggaggaaaaatgtgttgcagctgttttatatgtgggtcatttatagGGAAGGCTGGTGATTGAGCAGCCCCTATAAATTAGAGCTATTTATACGGGGCATTTGTAGGAacgactcaatcaccagccgcccctacaaatagcaacgctGGGGCGGCTGgagagtgagccgcccctacaaattagaccgaatttgtaggggcgactcgtatCACCAGTcgtccctgctgttccatttgtaggggcggctggtgtctgaacacccgagcacgtcactgtaggggcggctccatcaccggcCGCTCTAAAAAAAATTCTAACCATTGctaaaaaaaaatgttttttacgtagtgaaagACCGGGATGGCAGGGCTGGCTTCTTTTACCTTCATGGCAAAGATCTTGGAGCCATGAGAGACGAAGTTCCAGTACCTCACGTGCGGGGCTTCGATCCGGGTGAGCGGTGGCTCGGTGAACCGCTTTGGTGGCAGTTCAGTCAGTGTGGGCACCGGCGTCGAAGGTGTCGATGTCCAGCCTGCGGACGCTGTAGCCCCTCTCCCAGTCGTCCAGCAGCAGGTATAGCTGCTGCTTCCGCTCAGGCGCAGGACGTTTGCGCTTCGGCATACCGTGTCTTCCCACCTCCCGTGACTCGTATGTCTCTCCCCCGTTCAGTACGGCGGTGCGTCCTGGGTGACGAACAAGGCGCCAGTAGCCTGTATTTATGGATCGTATAAGGGGGTGAATTGGTATCAGAATCAAAGTCTTATATCAGCAATATAAAAACAAGTTTAGTACCTGGCTTGTAATTCCTTGTAAAGAAGCCCGTCCGCAGTACTCAAGTCCGGAGGGCCGGAGCACGTCCAGTGCCCATCACGGGCTTTAAGGGCCCATTTTAACATGAGACCCATAACCAGCGTAGTCATGCACGTGCACGcagcaaagaaagagagagagagagagggagagaaatcGGCCCAACAGCCACGGAAGAATTGCTCTGCTGCGTTTACATCACATCTGCTTGCTACCTTTTTCTTCCCTTCTCCCGTTCGCCTCGTCTTCTCCGCCTGCCCGAGACCGAGAGCTCGACTCGGTCGTCGCCGCCACTCTACTCCCTGCTGCCGGCGGACCTTTGCCAGCGACGAGCACCCAACGCACCAGGTATGCCCGCCCACAGCAAAACTGAGCACCCGAATCCAATTTAAGCTATactgtattcggatctgatctaatcaGTAAGCGTACGCATGTATTATGCCTGCTAACTTCacttttttggcaaaaaaaaaaatatcGGGTGTACAGCAGAGCGAAGCGAGGGATCCAATGGCGGTGACGGAGGGGCAGTGGGTGCTCATGGCAACGGGGCGGACGCCGACCAACATTGCGGTGATCAAGTACTGGGGGAAGCGGGACGAGGCTCTCATCCTCCCCGTCAATGACAGCATCAGCGTCACGCTCGACCCCGACCAcctctccgccaccaccaccgtcgcCGTCAGCCCCTCATTCCCCTCCGACCGCATGTGGCTCAACGGCAAGGTGTGTCATTGCCACCGCCCCTCCTCTGCTCGCCAATTTGTCTGCGCCGCCGCTTCGTCTGCTCAGTGGTCTGttcataagaagaagaaaaaaacactATGTACCTTTGGTTTTTATGTGTCACTCTGGACGCTGACTAAGTGGCAGATAAAGAATTCTAGTATTGTAAGACTTGGATTTGACGAAAGATAGTATAAACTTGAAAAGATGGCCGTCCTGCTTACGTTGGCTTTTGGTTTGGATAATTGAGCAGGAGATCTCGCTGTTAGGAGGAAGGTTTCAGAGCTGCCTCAGAGAGATCAGAAAGCGTGCTCGTGACTTCGAGGATGAGGAGAAGGGCGTCAAGATCAAGAAAGAGGACTGGGGGAAGTTGCATGTCCACATAGCCTCGTACAACAACTTCCCCACGGCTGCTGGTTTGGCCTCTTCGGCTGCTGGCCTTGCCTGTTTCGGTAAAGTCTCTTCTGCTATCATCATAATCTGATAGTCTCCCTCCGTTCTCAATTATAAATTGTCATGACCTCTGGCTATTCCTGCAATGAATGACCATTTATTGGTCAGTTGTATTAGCAAAAACTACCATCTGGAAAACTATTTGCAGCAATTTTACTAGTGCTGTTGCCATGTGTCCAATCTGATTATTTTTATCAATTTGGAGTCCAAGTTGGAAATTTTTACTGCAGATGCATCAAAATAACTTATTAGAAACAGATGGAGTATTTTTCTAGTTTCTTTTGTCGTCTTGTTCTCCTGTGACCGACattaaaacaacaacaacaacaaagcctttaagtcccaaacaagttggggtaggctagagttgaaacccatcagaagcaatcaaggttcaggcacgtgaatagctgtcttccaagcactcctatctaaggctaagtctttaggtatattccatcctttcaagtctccttttattgcctctacccaagtcaacttcggtcttcctctgcctctcttcacgttactatcctgacttaggattccgctacgcaccggtgcatctggaggtctccgttgcacatgtccaaaccatctcaaccggtgttggacaagcttttcttcaattggcgctacccctaatctctcacgtatatcatcgttccgaactcgatcccttcttgtatgaccgcaaatccaacgcaacatacgcatttccgcgacacttagctgttgaacatgtcgtcttttcgtaggccaacattctgcaccatacaacatagcaggtctaatcgccgtcctataaaacttgccttttagcttttgtggtacccttttgtcacataggacaccagacgcttgccgccacttcatccaccctgctttgattctatggctaacatcttcatcaatatccccgtccctctgtagcattgatcctaaatatcgaaaggtatccttcctaggcactacttgaccttccaaactaacatcttcctcctcccgagtagtagtgccaaagtcacatctcatatactcagttttagttctactgagtctaaaaccttttaCTCCCGAGTAGTAGTGACCGACATTAaaacatgaaaaaaaaattagGAACAGATGGAGATTGCGAATGTAAGTTTTCTCCCTCTCTATTCACTAAAAAACATGGAAAATAGTACTATTCGAGTATTACTATTTTTGGTCCCTGGTATCTTTCCCCGTTACTACAAAAGCTATTCAGCATGCTTCCCTGGTAGAAAACCACAGTTCCTTTTTTATAACTTGAAATTCAGTAGTTCTATTCAAGACTAAATAATGGTTCACAATTTCTAAGTTCCCCATAAAGATTTCTGCATTTTTTTTCAGATCATGTATCACCTACATAAGCATTTGTTATTGAATATTGCTGCAGTTTTCACCCTTGGAAAGCTGATGAATGTGAAAGAAGATTATGGAGAACTTTCTTCAATAGCAAGGTCTGTTCCTGTTATTGATAAaagcattttgtttttattcttgAGATACTGCAAGGACTGTACTCAGTTTGCCAATCTGTGTGCTAATAACTCATGAGTCTTGCAAATCCATACTTATATTTTTTCTCAACTTCATTCAGGCAGGGATCTGGGAGTGCATGCCGTAGTATATATGGTGGTTTTGTGAAATGGTGTATGGGAGAAGTGAGTAATCGTTATGACAGAGAAACAGCCCTGGTTAAATGCATATCTGGCCTATTCAATAATGACTGAGTGGGGCCTGATTAATTGCTTGCAGAAAGATGATGGAAGCGACAGTATTGCCGTGCAGCTTGCTGATGAAACACATTGGAACGATCTTGTAATTATTATTGCAGTGGTACGTGAACTATGTCCCGCATGACCTCCTGCTATGTGTTGTACGCATCATCTTGTGGCTTCACTGATTCTGATTCACATATGGACTCTCTTAATGTTTTAAACTTTTATACCTGTGCCTTCCCCCCATATTGTGCTCTTTCTGATGTCATAAATTGTTGACACGTTCATTTGTGGAATCAGGTCAGTTCAAAGCAGAAGGAAACCAGTAGCACCAGTGGGATGCGAGATAGTGTTGAAACAAGTCCCCTCTTGCAGTACAGGGCCCAGGTGACTGTTTTTTCATTCTGGAGGACTTGAATTGTTTTGAGCTTTAACTATTTtgagaaatttctaaaaaaaacaaacaatTTACTTTCGATTTTAGAATCTTATAATATCCTCAGTTTTTTGGCAATATGATACGTTGGTCTGACTATTACTTCTTTTCCTGTGATTAACATGCACTGCACTGGTTGTCCATATGTTTCAGACAGTAGTGCCAAGTCGGGTGTTGAAAATGGAGGAGGCTATCAAGAATCGTGACTTTGAATCCTTTGCGAAATTAACTTGTGCAGATAGCAACCAGTTTCATGCTGTATGCTTAGACACGAGCCCTCCCATCTTCTACATGAATGACACGTCACACCGGTATATGCTTTTAGCAGTGTGTTGGCTTGGGTTTTATGTTAATGCTGAAATctgaagaatttttttttctggTCTCAATCAACCACAGGAtaattgaagggcgggcctggtgcaagcggtagagtcttaccgcctgtgaccggaaggtcccgggttcgagtcgcggtctcttcgcattgcacaagcgagggtaaggcttagccactgacacccttccccagaccccgcacagagcgggagctctttgcactgggtacgccccttttttTTTAATCAACCACAGGATAATTAGCCTTGTTGAAAAATGGAACCACTCAGAAGGAACCCCACAGGTATTTATATTGCTCTTGAACATCTGTTatcgtttttttaaaaaaaaaactgttatCTTATAATTAGTTCTGTTCGTCAGTTGTGCTACCCTAGTTGGATATTGCTCAAATAGGACAAAACCGTTGAATAAGATTTGATACAGCAAGCCATCAACTGCACTGGCCAAAACATGTGGCTTGCATCTCTTTATGGAATTATTAACTTCAGCGTGAACCTTGGCAATATCCTTAAGATGTTTGTATAAATAGCCGCAAATTGCATTTCTTCTTTTAGTCTGTCACCTTTTATATTTTGGATGGTCATCCTCAAAATCATAAGGTGTGAACATATAAAAGGTCACCTTATATATATTTTGGATGGTCACCTTTTATAAAAGCTTCTGTTGGATGTTATATCTATGAAGTTGTCATCTAAAATTGGAAATTCCTAAGCCAGTAAACCCAAAAGCAGATTTTTCCATCCTGGCCCTTTGATGTTGAATCACACTTTGGACTAATTGTGGTGTCTGTTGTGCATTTTACCCATTCTGCAACACCACAGTTACTGTGATGCGATAGTGAGATCATTTATAAGTGTGGACAGTAGAACTCTAACTCTGTTTGAGAATGCCCAATGGCAGGTAGCTTACACCTTCGATGCTGGGCCTAACGCAGTCCTAATCGCACAAAACCGTAAAACTGCAGCACATCTCCTCCAGAAGCTCTTATACTATTTCCCTCCACAGGATAAGAATTTGAGCAGGTGAgtttaatgttttttttttcatgattAAATCTGTTGTCACTGACTGTATTCAGGAGCTCTATAGATGTATCTTATCAACATGATCTTGCAGCTATTTGGTTGGCGATAAATCGATTCTAGGTGATGCTGGAGTGCATTCCATGGAAGATGTGGAAGCTCTTCCAGCACCTCCAGAGATGAAGGTACCGGATCAGAAATTCAAGGGTGATGTTAGCTACTTCATCTGCAGCAGGCTTGGGGCTGGTCCAAAGGTTATTGCCGACGAAAGTCAAGCATTGATCGATTCAGTCACCGGACTTCCAAAAGGGGTGTAATTTCAGATTAGATTGAAATAAGGGTTTAAGCCAGGGATTAAAGAAAATGTTATCTACAAGCAATGCTAGATTGCTAGGCCGGGAAATGGACTAACAGATTCCTGAAGATACATTAAGCTTGCATATTGGTTGGTTTCGTGCTGAGAACTGGACATATCCTGCTCCAATTTGTAAGACATATTTGTCATGTATTATACATTTGTGCTGGTGTTCGTTGCTGTTCAATAAAGATATAGTGGAACAAGTTCTCTCCTTTTATTTTCCTCCCTCGTCTAGTGTGTAGCTGAAGTATTTGTTTAAGCAATTGAGCACGTTAGCTGAGACGCAAGCGGGGAATTACTTTTTTTAGAGGAAGCGGAGAATAACTTGTTTGTctgttctttcttttttttaaaaaaaaatcttgtcCGGCTGCTTTTCGCAATGGTTGAAAAACCACACCCCCGACCGCCGAACGGCACCCATCGTACCACCAACCCGGCAAACCAGAGAAGGGAGCCAAGCACAAGAATCTAGGGTTTTTTCTTTTTTGGCTCGTCACATCTAGCTCCAATCCAAAGCCCCTCTAGAGATTTTTTTTGAGCTAGGCGGTGACACATTGAAGTTATTTTGATGAATATAtttgttattatttttatttaaaaatatgtattttaaacactttatttatcatacaacttCTAATTCTACAGGATCTTGGAGCTAGAGCTATATGCCATTAGTGTATACTTGAGCTATATTTCTTGTTGTAAATAGTAGTATATGTAATCTTTTTTCTTCTGTTCGGGCATGGTCCGTGAGTTTCACACATTAAATGTCAATTTGGGTATGGTCCATGAGTTCTACGCATTAGATGGATACACAGTGGTGATTGACTATTATCATTCATTGACAAGCATGTTTCCTGCTACTTTTTGGGGTTTAGATATGTACCATCTTATTTTGCCAAGCTTGAGCTTTTCTATAGAGGTGCTTGCCAAAAAAGAGAGAAATTTCTCTTCTAACCTATATTTGGCATCAAATGACATGTAGTAGACTTACTAACAGCCTGACACATCGTTGTATGTCTTGCTACTACACCTATCCACCCATCACCCTATCAAGAGGCACAAATTATAAAATGTACCCTAGCAAAATATTATGAGATGCTACATAGTTTTTAACACAACCATGTTTTAATGGCCCTCTGAGGTATTGTTGCATCATCGCGTCCTTGATACTACACTACCCTCACCTCTCTAAAATTCCAAGTACTTTGTTTTTTCTACCCTCATCCTTTTCACCAATTGGACCAACCTCTAGAATACCAAAAATAGACAATAAGATGGCCCATAGTTTCCAACTCAACTTAATTTCCATTTACACTAAGCCGTATTTTTGTTAAAAATATCATGTAACTAAAGTTACATTTCATGTCTTAAAATTGGTTATTTTCCACCATTCAACGTACCTTGAAAACATGTTCTAGACTTAAAAATAGTCAACTCTAGCACATTTTAAAAATCATGGTAATTCACATTTATCTTTTGTAGGTGCACTAAAATCACTATGAGAATTAAATATCGATCACATTTATAACGACATATCAGTTCTAATTTTAGCTGTAGACATACACCATACTGTTTTAGCCAGTTCAACACTTGCACATAATTTGAATTTCCAATCAAGGAAGAAAAGACTGCCTTCTGGCCGCATATTTGATGTACAACCGTTGATATGTGATAATGGTATTGTTGCATTGTCTTATGTCTTGGCTACCACACCTACAGAGAGTGTTCTACAACTAAACATTGTCACAACTAGCTATTTTAAAAGTTCACAGTAATCAATGCTTTCTTTTTAATTAGGCACGCTAGATAATATCTAGTGGCTCAACATATTCATTCTACGATAGATAGGTTTCCGTTTTGGGTTTAAACATGCACCGTAACTTTCTATTGTAGTTCATAGAATTTGAATTAGAAAGTAATAAAGAAGAAAAAAGTTGTTTCATAACAACATATTTAGTGTGAAAATTGATCCCAGTCATTGATACATGACAGAGATATTGTTGCAGTGTCATGTCATGCTACCATATCTATGTGACTAACCCCACCTCTCTAAAATTCCAAGTGCATTGTTCTTTCTTGAACATTTTGCACAATTCACCAATCAGATCAACTTCTAGAATCTATGCAAAGGACAACGAGATGGCCCATAGTTTCCAACTCAACTCCATTTCATGTGACACTTAGTCGTATTTCCGCTAAAAATATCACATGTCAAAGTTTTATTTCTTGCTTAAAATTAGTTATTTTCCACCATCCAACGTACATTAAAAACATGTTCTAGACTTAAAAATAGTGAACTAGCACattttgaaaatcatagtaattaACATTTATCTTCTGTAGGTGCCCTAAAATCATGAGGAGAATTGAATACTGATCAGTTCTAATCTTATCTGTAGACATGTACCATACTGTTTTAGCCGGTTTAACACATGCACGTAATTTGAATTTGCAAGCAAGGAAGAAAAGACAGTCTTCTGGC is from Miscanthus floridulus cultivar M001 chromosome 7, ASM1932011v1, whole genome shotgun sequence and encodes:
- the LOC136464705 gene encoding diphosphomevalonate decarboxylase MVD2, peroxisomal-like; translation: MAVTEGQWVLMATGRTPTNIAVIKYWGKRDEALILPVNDSISVTLDPDHLSATTTVAVSPSFPSDRMWLNGKEISLLGGRFQSCLREIRKRARDFEDEEKGVKIKKEDWGKLHVHIASYNNFPTAAGLASSAAGLACFVFTLGKLMNVKEDYGELSSIARQGSGSACRSIYGGFVKWCMGEKDDGSDSIAVQLADETHWNDLVIIIAVVSSKQKETSSTSGMRDSVETSPLLQYRAQTVVPSRVLKMEEAIKNRDFESFAKLTCADSNQFHAVCLDTSPPIFYMNDTSHRIISLVEKWNHSEGTPQVAYTFDAGPNAVLIAQNRKTAAHLLQKLLYYFPPQDKNLSSYLVGDKSILGDAGVHSMEDVEALPAPPEMKVPDQKFKGDVSYFICSRLGAGPKVIADESQALIDSVTGLPKGV